From a region of the Erythrobacter neustonensis genome:
- a CDS encoding reverse transcriptase family protein — MPAPSPQRYRSGGLRQAVAKVTLDNALTAFARIRETDPRITPVLTLRHFSVVTGLPYLFLRRTVARRAHIGYRFVYLRKRIPGRSSMRMISIPPPSLAAAQRWLVDNVLRYVEPHPASFAFHPDSSPVLASEQHPNTQWLLKVDIEDFFHSVSEGRVSAIFSKLGFPKLLAFEFARLCTIGLDRGPGRNPAPHPGPITLYESNIEGFLPQGAPTSPMLANLAMVRTDTLLSALADARGFRYSRYADDLAFSSDKPRTIAEMHSLRREVCRILNDAGFRPNRRKTVIRGPGTRRVILGLLVDGPTPRLSREFKDNIRLHLYYLTSPDHGPAKHALARKTGTSSLYHHVRGLIAWATQVEPAFGAAALITFRSAPWPLIQPQEFGEEDDGF, encoded by the coding sequence ATGCCAGCGCCGAGCCCTCAACGCTATCGGTCCGGCGGTCTGCGGCAAGCAGTCGCCAAGGTCACGCTCGATAACGCGCTCACCGCTTTTGCCCGGATCCGGGAAACCGATCCGCGAATCACGCCGGTTCTGACGCTACGCCATTTCTCGGTCGTGACCGGCCTCCCTTATTTGTTCCTGCGTCGGACAGTCGCTCGCCGCGCGCACATCGGATACCGCTTCGTTTACTTGCGCAAGCGCATTCCCGGCCGATCATCAATGCGGATGATTTCCATTCCTCCGCCAAGTCTGGCAGCCGCCCAGCGCTGGCTGGTTGATAACGTCCTGCGCTATGTCGAGCCCCATCCGGCGAGTTTCGCCTTTCATCCCGATTCGTCCCCGGTTCTCGCGTCCGAGCAGCATCCAAATACGCAGTGGTTGCTCAAGGTCGACATCGAGGACTTCTTCCATTCCGTCAGCGAAGGGCGGGTCTCGGCGATCTTCTCAAAGCTCGGGTTCCCCAAGTTGCTGGCATTCGAGTTTGCGCGGCTGTGCACTATCGGCCTGGATCGTGGGCCGGGGCGCAATCCAGCGCCGCATCCCGGACCCATTACGCTTTACGAGAGCAATATTGAAGGATTCCTGCCGCAAGGGGCGCCCACCAGTCCCATGCTCGCCAATCTCGCTATGGTTCGGACCGATACGTTGCTGTCGGCGCTCGCTGACGCCCGTGGCTTTCGCTATTCGCGCTATGCCGATGATCTTGCCTTTTCGTCGGACAAGCCCCGCACCATCGCCGAGATGCACAGCTTGCGGCGCGAGGTCTGCCGCATCCTGAATGACGCGGGCTTCCGTCCAAATCGCCGGAAGACCGTCATTCGCGGACCCGGCACCCGTCGGGTTATCCTCGGCTTGCTGGTCGATGGCCCGACACCGCGCTTGTCGCGCGAATTCAAGGACAACATCCGGCTTCATCTTTATTATCTCACCTCGCCGGATCACGGGCCGGCCAAACATGCGCTCGCCCGCAAGACGGGGACGTCGAGTCTATACCATCACGTGCGTGGGCTGATCGCCTGGGCAACGCAAGTCGAGCCGGCATTCGGCGCAGCGGCGCTCATAACGTTCCGATCGGCGCCCTGGCCGCTCATCCAGCCGCAGGAGTTCGGCGAGGAGGATGATGGGTTCTAG
- a CDS encoding ATP-dependent nuclease, giving the protein MLENAQLPADEAPYIRLLSIKRFRGIEDLTWLPAKGVNVLLGGGDVGKTTILEAIALLLSPTNATTLSDADYWKRRHEDGFEISAVMALPLSCGIVEQRKAVWPWEWGGDSANLPNLEANDGQPHDPVFCLRVCGTTDFDLQHEICQPDESFDHFPVSVRRNIGVVRLSGEDRNDRDLRLLQGSALDRLLSDRTLRSRLADKLGETDVDGELKADAKAALAALDKRFAFQLLPCQLGLGLVGGPGFSLNALIGLMATKDGTKLPLSSWGAGTRRLAAFEVAAMHQVDHPIIVVDEVERGLESYRQRILMEELIASSSQVFVTTHSAPAVNAAVGAALWYVDAGGKVGSLPASVAAHQKRDPETFLARLAVIAEGATEVGFVTTLLTRSIGEDIRRHGIWVSDGGSNSEALTVLRGLAASGLAVAGFADNEGTQEGLWQQVKDKLGELLMRWPVGCLETNIVPHLGDHQIEAFITDPDGGAGERLRTLADRLGIQDKSLAAVLAATDDIRQLIVEAACGSPPPDPDAPNDQKKEWKKHGQRWFKSSAGGAELAEKMFALGLWPNLSPQLLPFVNAVRTKVGLAAVPTVN; this is encoded by the coding sequence ATGCTAGAAAATGCGCAGCTACCCGCCGACGAGGCACCCTATATCCGGCTTCTGAGCATCAAGCGATTCAGAGGGATCGAAGATCTGACCTGGCTGCCCGCCAAAGGCGTCAATGTCTTGCTTGGCGGTGGCGATGTCGGCAAGACGACAATCCTCGAAGCGATCGCTTTGCTATTGAGCCCGACCAATGCGACGACCTTGTCGGACGCCGATTACTGGAAGCGCCGTCACGAAGATGGGTTCGAGATTTCGGCTGTCATGGCGCTACCGCTGTCCTGCGGTATCGTCGAGCAGCGCAAGGCGGTCTGGCCGTGGGAATGGGGTGGAGACAGTGCCAATCTGCCCAATCTCGAGGCAAATGACGGGCAACCGCACGACCCCGTGTTCTGCTTGCGGGTCTGCGGCACGACCGATTTCGATCTCCAGCATGAAATCTGCCAGCCCGACGAGAGTTTCGACCATTTTCCCGTGTCGGTCCGCCGCAATATCGGCGTGGTGCGGTTGAGCGGCGAAGATCGCAACGATCGCGACCTGCGCCTGCTGCAGGGGTCGGCGCTGGACCGATTGCTGAGCGATCGGACGCTGCGCTCGCGCCTCGCAGATAAGCTGGGCGAAACTGACGTCGATGGCGAGCTCAAGGCGGACGCAAAAGCGGCGCTCGCCGCACTCGACAAGCGATTTGCATTCCAGCTGCTCCCTTGCCAGCTCGGCCTTGGCCTGGTTGGTGGTCCGGGATTCTCCCTGAATGCCCTTATCGGCCTCATGGCGACCAAGGACGGGACGAAACTTCCGCTCTCTAGCTGGGGTGCGGGAACACGGCGGCTGGCAGCGTTCGAGGTCGCCGCCATGCATCAGGTCGACCATCCTATCATCGTCGTCGATGAAGTTGAACGGGGACTCGAATCCTACCGCCAGCGCATCCTGATGGAAGAGCTGATTGCGAGCTCGTCCCAGGTGTTCGTAACCACCCATAGCGCGCCCGCGGTCAACGCCGCGGTCGGTGCCGCGCTTTGGTATGTCGATGCCGGCGGCAAGGTCGGCAGCTTGCCTGCCTCGGTTGCGGCACATCAGAAGCGCGATCCCGAAACCTTCCTCGCGCGGCTTGCAGTGATCGCCGAGGGCGCAACCGAAGTCGGGTTCGTGACGACCTTGCTAACGCGATCGATTGGCGAGGACATCCGGCGGCACGGCATCTGGGTGAGCGACGGGGGCAGCAATTCCGAAGCCCTGACGGTTTTGCGCGGCCTAGCGGCGAGCGGGCTAGCGGTCGCTGGCTTTGCCGACAATGAAGGGACACAGGAGGGCTTATGGCAACAGGTCAAGGATAAGCTGGGTGAACTCCTTATGCGCTGGCCCGTTGGCTGTCTCGAAACCAACATCGTCCCGCACCTCGGCGACCATCAGATCGAAGCCTTCATTACCGATCCCGACGGCGGCGCTGGCGAGCGCCTTAGGACGCTCGCGGATCGGCTGGGCATTCAGGACAAATCACTCGCGGCCGTCCTAGCAGCGACCGATGATATTCGCCAATTGATCGTCGAGGCGGCTTGCGGCAGCCCGCCCCCCGATCCCGATGCTCCAAACGACCAGAAAAAGGAATGGAAGAAGCACGGCCAGCGCTGGTTCAAATCATCCGCCGGTGGCGCTGAGCTTGCGGAAAAAATGTTTGCGCTCGGGCTCTGGCCGAATTTGTCGCCCCAGTTGCTCCCGTTCGTCAATGCGGTGCGAACGAAGGTCGGACTCGCCGCCGTGCCGACGGTCAACTGA